A stretch of Malus sylvestris chromosome 11, drMalSylv7.2, whole genome shotgun sequence DNA encodes these proteins:
- the LOC126589631 gene encoding rho GTPase-activating protein 5-like, which translates to MTEVLHSPSHFCSSPRPSSSSPLPPSNSSSVSLSCAPPSSLSGAPPRSKDDDDCESAVTDCEAKDRDKRRREQLSLLALLVTFFRKSLIPCRSDRRELCAMEIGWPTNVRHVAHVTFDRFNGFLGLPVEFEPEVPSRPPSASTTVFGVSTESMQLSYDSRGNSVPTILLLMQGRLYAEGGLQAEGIFRINAENSQEEHVRDQLNRGDVPEGIDIHCLAGLIKAWFRELPAGVLDSLSPEQVMQCQTEVDCSQLVRLLPPTEASLLDWAINLMADVVQQEHLNKMNARNIAMVFAPNMTQMADPLTALMYAVQVMNFLKTLILKTLRERKDSVVEPPVCNVEPSDDNGHQSPSQSFEEDIGKCNQEKEQSVITEEPQSESSSISNRVSNLTNREASSSVSLVKKLNPDSSGCCENAVQDDYLVNEMEAGRVNNMTSEVQADTPGQSSNLTIKTGPKQLSDQKSVIRGTGLIEKARGISTLSRIDSTMERIEAWR; encoded by the exons ATGACAGAGGTTCTCCATTCCCCTTCCCATTTTTGTTCCTCCCCAAGACCCAGCTCCTCTTCCCCGCTTCCTCCTTCCAATTCTTCATCTGTCTCCTTGTCCTGCGCACCCCCGTCTTCTTTGTCCGGGGCACCCCCGCGCAGCAAAGACGACGACGATTGCGAGTCTGCGGTGACTGACTGTGAGGCGAAGGACCGTGACAAGCGCAGAAGGGAGCAGCTTTCTCTGTTGGCGTTGCTGGTCACCTTTTTCAGGAAATCTTTGATTCCGTGCAGGAGTGACAGGAGGGAGCTTTGCGCTATGGAGATCGGATGGCCAACCAATGTGCGGCACGTTGCCCATGTCACCTTTGATAGGTTCAATGGGTTCTTGGGTTTGCCCGTGGAGTTTGAACCTGAAGTGCCCAGTAGGCCTCCCAGTGCaag TACAACTGTTTTTGGAGTTTCCACGGAGTCCATGCAGCTGTCATACGACTCTAGAGGTAATAGTGTGCCAACAATTCTCTTGCTTATGCAAGGACGGTTATATGCTGAAGGAGGCCTTCAG GCAGAAGGTATTTTCAGAATTAATGCCGAAAACAGTCAAGAGGAGCATGTAAGGGACCAATTAAATAGGGGAGATGTACCAGAAGGCATCGATATACACTGTTTGGCAGGACTGATCAAG GCTTGGTTTAGGGAACTCCCGGCTGGGGTTCTGGACTCTCTATCGCCTGAGCAGGTAATGCAATGCCAGACTGAAGTTGACTGTTCACAACTTGTGAGGCTTCTGCCGCCGACTGAAGCTTCTCTACTGGATTGGGCCATCAACCTTATGGCTGATGTTGTTCAACAGGAACATCTAAACAAGATGAATGCACGCAACATAGCCATGGTTTTTGCACCAAACATGACTCAG ATGGCAGATCCATTGACTGCATTGATGTATGCAGTCCAAGTGATGAACTTCCTCAAAACACTTATTTTGAAGACATTGCGAGAAAGAAAGGATTCTGTGGTAGAGCCTCCCGTGTGCAATGTAGAGCCCTCTGACGATAATGGACACCAGAGCCCTTCCCAGTCCTTCGAGGAAGATATTGGCAAATGTAACCAAGAGAAAGAGCAGTCAGTGATTACTGAAGAACCTCAATCTGAAAGTTCCTCCATCTCTAACCGAGTCAGTAACCTAACCAATAGAGAGGCTAGCAGTTCGGTGAGCCTGGTTAAGAAGCTAAATCCTGACAGCAGTGGGTGTTGCGAGAATGCAGTGCAAGATGACTACTTGGTTAATGAAATGGAAGCTGGCAGAGTCAACAACATGACATCTGAAGTTCAAGCGGACACACCTGGTCAGTCGAGTAATTTAACTATCAAAACGGGGCCTAAACAACTAAGTGATCAGAAGTCTGTAATACGGGGAACAGGGCTTATTGAGAAGGCTAGGGGAATCAGCACTCTGAGTCGCATAGATTCAACGATGGAGCGGATTGAAGCCTGGAGGTAA
- the LOC126589632 gene encoding protein FAF-like, chloroplastic — translation MAACGSLHHIFETPLSDSPTTLLESFSSSWNQIQPLKSSNIDNNPSSTLTEMFGELHFKENNNVNSPIFSSPSMSSSSSSLTSPDVEFDPKTKIEKNEEEMKKMNGQKSPSQESFSSNYSRSQSHKSSDSFSSMNSESLQLCTEGLGFESSDEVEELFKESPPSDHGYHEDEENITVQEEKISFTKQYFPVSEISYNNNCCGGELGFRRSRSTSVGGFPPPISCISNSGKPWVCFKSYRHNGRFVLKEIRIPTQEFLHAHREDGRLKLHFVMPDDEIRGEEDDDDDDDLSNKIEEQEEEEDHLDADAARDSINKEGNDEAKTNN, via the coding sequence ATGGCTGCATGTGGAAGCCTTCATCACATTTTTGAAACCCCATTATCCGATAGCCCAACAACCCTTCTTGAATCATTCTCCTCCTCATGGAATCAAATCCAGCCTCTCAAATCATCCAACATTGACAATAATCCATCGTCGACCCTCACTGAGATGTTTGGAGAGCTTCATTTCAAAGAGAATAACAATGTTAATTCTCCAATATTTTCATCACCTTCTATGTCATCCTCCTCGTCCTCATTGACATCTCCGGACGTAGAATTTGACCCAAAAACCAAGATTGAGAAAAATGAGGaggagatgaagaagatgaatggcCAGAAGAGCCCCTCACAGGAGTCTTTTTCGAGCAATTACAGTAGGTCTCAGTCTCACAAAAGCAGTGATAGCTTTTCATCAATGAATTCGGAGAGCTTGCAGTTGTGCACGGAGGGACTTGGATTCGAAAGCTCGGACGAGGTTGAGGAACTATTCAAGGAAAGTCCTCCTAGTGATCATGGATACCATGAGGATGAAGAAAACATTACTGTTCAAGAGGAGAAGATTAGTTTTACAAAGCAATATTTTCCAGTATCAGAAATTAgttataataataattgttgtggtggtgaattagggtttaggaggTCAAGGAGTACTAGTGTTGGGGGATTCCCTCCGCCGATATCCTGCATAAGCAACAGCGGGAAGCCTTGGGTTTGCTTCAAGTCTTACAGGCATAATGGCAGGTTTGTCCTCAAAGAAATCAGAATCCCCACCCAAGAGTTCTTGCATGCTCACAGGGAAGATGGGCGCCTCAAGCTGCACTTCGTCATGCCCGACGACGAAATTCGAGGTGAGGAAgacgatgacgatgatgatgatcTATCCAACAAGAtcgaagaacaagaagaagaagaagatcatCTAGATGCAGATGCTGCTCGTGATTCAATAAATAAAGAAGGAAATGATGAGGCAAAGACAAATAATTAA
- the LOC126589638 gene encoding uncharacterized protein LOC126589638, translated as MDLKVEWSWNKALIGAATAVAATAVISSKPKDPTFDVMSIKLTSFKLNFPLLDAELILTVQVTNPNIAPIHYSSTTMSIFYKGSLLGTAQVEAGSQPAKSSQKILLQARLYGLQMAHHAASFIADAARREMVLDAAVDIVGAARVLWWDHKFKIHVDSHLTVDPVFLDVIDQENKSEMEISLLHT; from the coding sequence ATGGACTTGAAGGTGGAATGGAGCTGGAACAAAGCTCTCATCGGGGCGGCGACCGCCGTAGCCGCAACAGCTGTAATATCTTCCAAGCCAAAGGACCCCACCTTCGACGTCATGTCCATCAAGTTGACCTCCTTCAAGCTCAACTTCCCACTCCTCGACGCCGAGCTCATCCTCACCGTCCAAGTCACCAACCCCAACATCGCCCCCATCCACTACTCCTCCACCACCATGTCCATCTTCTACAAGGGCTCCCTCCTCGGTACCGCCCAAGTCGAGGCAGGCTCTCAGCCCGCCAAGTCCTCTCAGAAGATCCTCCTTCAAGCTCGCCTCTACGGCCTCCAGATGGCCCACCACGCCGCTAGCTTTATTGCCGACGCGGCGAGGCGGGAGATGGTGCTGGACGCCGCTGTGGATATTGtcggtgcggcaagggttttgTGGTGGGACCACAAGTTTAAGATCCACGTGGATAGTCACTTGACCGTTGATCCGGTTTTTCTTGATGTTATTGATCAGGAAAATAAGTCTGAGATGGAGATTAGTCTTCTTCATACTTGA